gggcttttggttttaggtatatatgtacacacttgatgtttttcccaaaaaatgctATTATATgatttatgctttaaaaatgccatgcctattgaATAATACATAAACGATGAGTTGAAtttgttgcatatatatatatatatatatatatatatatatatatatatatatatatatatattgtggtGCTGTGAACGCTCTGAAGTGTAAAGGTGAATGCAGgacacacaggtaagttcaggtaagtttaggtaaaCTCAAGTAAGTATACAGTATTAGATGAttaatgagatatgaatatgtcgtaaaggtcactagaggtgactccgacttatatgctagccatgattaatgagatatgtgatgagatatgaatatgttgtataggtcactagaggtgactcggacttatatgctagccatgattaatgagatatgaatatgtcggtCACTAGAGTTTACTCCGgcttatgtgctagcaataaTTGATGAACTATGAATATGtagtataggtcactagaggtgactttgACTTACATGCTAACCATGattgatgtgatatgtgatgaaatatgaatatgtcgtataggtcactagaggtgactccaacttacatgctagccatgatagatgagatatgtgatgagatatgaatatgtcgtataggtcactagaggtgactccgacttacatgctagccatgatagatgagatatatgatgagatatgaatatgtcgtataggtcactagaggtgactccacttacatgctagccatgatagatgagatatgtgatgagatatgaatatgtcgtataggtcaccagaggtgactccgacttactaGCATATGTggtgaatatgtgatgagctagcagaCGTGATGAATATACGATAAATTAACAtatgattataaatatgtgaagcatgacttgaattgatatatgtatataaaaatGTATAGTTTTATATTCTAAGTCTGGAAATTATATAGGTATTGGAGCGAGGGGTTATACAAATTTATATGagttctattaaaattttatttactaggccactcacctttgtcttgttttcaccctccaggtcTTCTTAgatgagctttcttatcgtcgagGAATATTGGTGATTCTTAATATTGGAGATtattcgagggtacgattcttaattcactcttctgtacttacttatgctttaacgtcacgtgtgaagtgggtttatTCCCACTCACtagtgcactctggtatttaggcactcttaggtttaaatttattcacaatatttccacatcatcacactttatggcttcatcaccttccaggtgtcggccagcatagctcgattcagagtcctagtAGACATCCCGGGTCAGAGTGTGTCAACCTAGGTGCCTCCTAGCCGCCTAGGCTCTAGGCCCCTGCCCACCGCTCGACTAGCCTCTAGcgatttttagaaccttgctcataaataattgttttgtgttaaaatgtTATCTATGAATTAGGAGTAggatcaaaaaagaaaaaggaagagaaagaagTAGATCTAATTTGCCCATAGTTCTTATttgtattttcttgtttttatatCCTTTGCATAAGGAGGACTAGCTAGTAGCTTCTGTCACGACAGTCATCATTTTAGAAGTCGAAAAAATTCACAGAGGCATTTTAATCTTTCCAGAACCACCACCATGTGGCCATACCAAAAAATCACTTtaactttgttttgtttaacCATACAATCACTCATGTTTTTAGCGCATAATGTTGAAATGCAAACTAAAACTTTCTTTTACGTTTGCTTTTCTTTTCGGACGGTAAAAATATGTATGATCAAACATAATAAAGATAACATGTaacaaatttcaaataaaatttaGTAGAAAAAAGGTAAATATGAATAAAAATAGACACGCAACCTTAAATTGCAAAAACAACTTAATTATAAATATGTCAAACtacagagatttttcagtgtgtgcGGAGCACGggacccgtttataaccgcggttaatacccataaccacccatttaaatttcacgggtaaacgattatacccataactgtttaattatctaaacggttacccataaccgtaaccgtgaagTTTAAAttggcgggtaaccgcggttatccataaccgtgggtattttgcccatccctaattgCGATTCCACGATAAACCGAAAAATGTGGAAGGTCGCGGGTTCAATGCTCCGAACTGGTGAGTTTGCTTGACTGTAGCCACGGATATGATGAAATTCCTCATAGCCTCTCCGGGCCTGGAATGAATGGATAACCGAGACTTACCACCAATTGTCCCATTTTTTAGAAAGGAAATGACATTTTTGATGTGGATTAGAGAAAGCTTCTTGGGTCCGTTATCAGGTTTACGTTTCGTGTTTGGGCTTTTGGCTCAAATAATATTGCAGGCCTTGATTGCTTTTACATGACTGGGCCTGTGAAGACGTGGCAACAGAAAATTACTTGAAAGCAGAATTCTGAAAGcgagggagagaagagaggaagaaCCGATCCGACTCACTCAGAGCTTTCAACtcgcacagagagagagagagagtgttcgAAAACATGTTCCTACGAGCGATCGGACGGCCGTTGTTGGCCAGGGTGAAGCAGACGACGGGGATCGTAGGGCTGGACGTGGTCCCCAATGCGAGGGAGGTCCTAATCGAGCTCTACTCCAAAACCCTAAAGGAGATCCAGGCCGTCCCCGAGGACGAAGGCTACCGCAAGGCCGTCGAGAGCTTCACGCACCACCGCCTCAACGTCTGCCGCGAAGAGGAGGACTGGGAGGCGATCGAGAAGAAGCTCGGCTGCGGCCAGGTCGAGGAGCTCATCGAGGAGGCGCGCGACGAGCTCACCCTCATCGGCAAGATGATCGGTCCGTACAATTTATTGCTTTTATTATTTGATAAaccagtttttttattttttatttagctttatacttttgaaaataaatgaaattgaaaatgtttatttgtgttttaCGATTGACATTTCGGTCATATAACATTGGAATTGAGCTCAAAGACCTCAAAATAATCAGTGCCTGCTCAGAAATGCTGTTTATGATTTCGAATTTCTGTGCCTTGAATTTGGTTGATGAGAAATCGAAAACGAAAATTGAATTGGAATTGGAAATTTTGGTGATTAGGTTTGGCCTCCGTAGTTTCGTGATGGTAACTTCAGTTGTCCATTTCTATCATGGAATTGGAAATTAGGTAAGAAAAGCAAGTAAAGATTATACATTGTTAGCGATTGTATTTATGTTTACTAAGTCATGAAACGAAAGGCGGGTACTTGATTTTATCAGTTCCGAAGAAGATTTAATATCCGGAGAATGCCGTGTTGTTAATGCATATCATATGAGGTGGTCAAAGCAGAGTAAGTTGGGAGAGAGTGGTATTTACATTCAGCCGAAGAAACTGCATTTTCACTTAGCTGACTATGCACAAGTTTTGCAGTTATGGACACAATTGAACGTGAACTCAAGTAGAACACATAATAAGAAAATGCCTTTTTCTTCACTTTGATGCATTTCAAACTCTCGGTCAATACCAAAGTGGGAATCTTTGTTTGTGTGAACAATGATCACTAGCCATCGTTATCTCATGCGTGAATTAATTTGGTGTCTCTAGTTCTTTTGTCTCAGTGTTTTATTGTTCTAGCCTGTGTAGTTTTGTGATGGTAACTTCAGTTGTCCATTTCTATCATGGAAATTAGATGGGAGAAGTGAGTAATGATTGTAAATTGTTAGCGATTGTATTTATGTTTACCAAGTCATGAAACGAAAGGCGGGTACTTGATTTTATCAGTTCCGAAGAAGATATAATATCCGGAGAATGCTGTGTTGTTAATGCATATCATATGAGGTGGTCAAAGCGGAGTAAGTTGGGTGAGAGTGGTATTTACATTCAGCCGAAGAAACTGCATTTTCACTTAGCTGACTGTGCACAAGTTTTGCGGTTGTGGACACAATAGAATGTGAGCTCAAGTAGAACACGTAATAAGAAAATGCCGTTTTCTTCACTTGATGCATTTCAAACTCTCGGTCAATATCCAAAGTAGGAATTTTTGTTTGTGTGAACAATGATTTTCAGTAGCCATTATTATCTCATGTGTGAATTAATTTGGCGTCTTTGGTTCTTTTGTCTCAGTGTTTTATTGTTCTGACGTTGGAACCGGTAGCTTTATTGTCTTTATACGAAGTAGTTGTGTAAACGAAACAGATACAGTAGATTATTTCCTCGAAATTTTTATCTTATCACAAGCTTTTGTTTCGATTGATATACAATATTCTGTGGATTGTTTGTAACAGTTTGCATTCTGTATTGAGTTGCATTGCAGAATGGGATCCATGGGGTGTTCCTGATGATTACGAATGTGAGGTGATCGAGAATGATGCTCCAGTTCCAAAGCATGTTCCTCTGCACAGACCTGGTCCTCTTCCTGAGGAGTTTTACAAAACGCTGGACGGCCTTACTACAAACCAACCAAAATTGGATGACGCTAAAGTCGCCTCTATTGGGTCGGAAGCAAAGGAGTAAACTATCCGTTGGCATATGCATCTAGGGATATTATGGATTCCAGATTTGAATTGAAgccttctttttcttgtatTCTTCTGTTGGTGACAGTTTTCCTGTTTGCTGGGCTGTATAAATTCTAATCATGGGAGGAACgctttaatttttcaataatcTACACTCGAGTGTTGGTACCATTACGATCTTGTTTTCCTAAATTCGGCCCCTGATTTCCGTTGAGATGCTCGATATCTGGTTTTCGATTTTGGTCTCACAATTGCATGGTTATGAACTAACGTAAACTCTTTGTTGTGGCTTTCTGAATTCTTATCGTTTTACATGGAAAAGCAACCCGAAAGCTACATCGTCAACAGGCTAACATTTTCGTCCATGCAATCCTTATGCTGCAAATTACCTGCACCCTTACACGAGCACTC
This region of Malus domestica chromosome 07, GDT2T_hap1 genomic DNA includes:
- the LOC103439817 gene encoding probable NADH dehydrogenase [ubiquinone] 1 alpha subcomplex subunit 5, mitochondrial; amino-acid sequence: MFLRAIGRPLLARVKQTTGIVGLDVVPNAREVLIELYSKTLKEIQAVPEDEGYRKAVESFTHHRLNVCREEEDWEAIEKKLGCGQVEELIEEARDELTLIGKMIEWDPWGVPDDYECEVIENDAPVPKHVPLHRPGPLPEEFYKTLDGLTTNQPKLDDAKVASIGSEAKE